A region of the Oncorhynchus clarkii lewisi isolate Uvic-CL-2024 chromosome 4, UVic_Ocla_1.0, whole genome shotgun sequence genome:
GCGTCTATTTCATTGATGGTTTTGGCAGAGGATCAGTGCAGAGTCATTGCAAAGAAAGATGCTGACATCATACAGAAAGAACAATATGAGACAGAGAAGTGACGAAATACAGAGACCCTTTGATACAAATATAAATCAGAGAGCAGACTTGCACCAGGAGAaccccacccaaacacacaccctCACCTGTTGTATCCCGTCGAGTTGAGTCTGTAGTTTGATTATCTGGTAGGTACCCAGTCCCAATGCCCCAAACACCAGCAGCAGCAGAAACAGCAGAGCCATAGTCAGGCTCCAGGAGCCAACCCCCCTGCAGCCTCTGCCCCTGCCccgctccatcactctctcttggGCAGGAGGGAAGGACCAGCAGGGCAGCATGCCTGGAGGTTGGACCGACGACTGTGGACCTCTACCACTGTCCACTAGAAACACCTGGGGGTAAGGATAGCCCTGTGTACCACTCATGGTgcaaagtgtgtgagagaggagcgtgagtgtgtgtgtcgccTCTGTGTGCAGGAGATGTGTGCTTCTATCTAAGCATCTCAGTCTTATAAAAATTCGGGTGACTGGAACCCACAGcttccacccacacacactgggtgGGTCTGTGACAAGCTCACACCACTTCTCACTCACGCTCTCCATCTACTCCTCTCTCAAAAGAAAACTTAGCCAGGTGACTGGTGCTGTGGCAGGACAAGTAGATAATAATGAGCTCATAGTAGAGATAAACTCATTTAAACTTTCACACACTTTcatacatgcatgcacgcacgctcACATGCACACAGACTTGGAAAATGGAAGTAAAAAATGCACTGATAGTTTACTACAGTGTCATTAAAAACTTTGTGAAAACATTGATTTAATCTGCCCTCCAAACCATTGCAtacctttatctctctgtctctccttagtTGGGTTTTTGCACATACATGGTCCCTGACAAGTAAACCAAAAAATTAATAAGTGGGGTGTTTAGCTGACCACCCTTTCTAACCACCTTGTTCATCTCAGTGTGGGGCCAGACAAAGAGGACAACCTAGAAAGACTACTTGAGAAAGCCCCTCACATGTACTCACAGCCCTAACCAATTGCCACAGAACTACTTCTGGGGTATGAGGAACATTTGAGTGACATGCAAGTCTGACTGTCAGTTCTGGAAATGGTAAACCTCACAGTACCTTGAAATGATGATGGAATGCCTCCACAGCAATCTTCATGGAGGCAACAGTAGAGAGTTTTTGTAGAGAGTAGGGGGATTGCTGCTTTTGTCACCTGTATAATTTAAATAAAAAGTCACAGAGAGAATtgtgtatgtatatttatatttgtaaACAGTTATGCAGCAGAAAATTATCATTTCAGAAGCAAAAACACACTTCTCAGTGGGAAGTAGAAACAGCCACATGAAAAAGCTTAGAGCCACTGAGCCTGTTTTCATCAGGAGTCTGCTGCTCTTTGTGAGAACCGAgaatggtatggtgtgtgtgtggtctaacCAAGAGAAGGAAGACATCATCACATCGACTCAGAACCCCCCAACCCCCTAACGTTTGCTCACCTGGGTTTACAGGAAagtgacactgacacacacttgCTCCGCCCTTCTGCACTCAAACAATGGTTTCCAGCACTGTGGTTCCCCTATCCCTGTCCAGACCCTAGCTTTGGACATGACTGGGATAGCAGGCTGTGTaatctctgcccttctctctacctctggttGCTGAGGTTTCTATCAAACTGTTACCTGACATGTTCTGCACAAAGCAACTTTAATGAACATCTTAAGGGAAAAATGATTGATATATCAATTGATAAAGAAAACAAAATGTAATCATTTCAGTCATTTCTATTCATGGTATTTTACCCGTTCCACTACTTGCACATTTGTTTGAAAGTATTAGGGCGCAATCCTCTGCCCTGGCGTTGCTGATGCAAGTCTTAAAAGGACTTGATAGGTATTTTAAGTATCAGCTAACCACGTCATATGTAATAGAAATCTGTCAGTCGATGACACGGTCAAAGacgtggcacgcaaccattggttgatgtatGCAACGTCTGATTAGGGGAACGCAATCTTagacttaagcaataaggcccgagggggtgaggtatatggccaatatacgacggctaagggctgttcttaagcacgactcaatgcggagtgcctggatacagcccttagccgtggcatattggcaatataccacaaaccgctgaggtgccttattgctattataaactggttaccaacgtaattagaacagcaaaaatacatgtttagtcataaccgtggtatatggtctaatataccacggctgtcagtcaatcagcattcagggcttgaaccacccagtatATAAATCACAATTGACCCTTCGCTATGCCCCGCAACGGAATTTTGGGCAACCAATCGCAACACTTCAATGGATTGCAACTGTCGTCGAGTCCGACACCAAAGGTGGTGGTAAATTAAGTTAGTTCACTCAGGCCATTTACCAAtgcaccactgcgacctgtatgctctcgttggctggccctcgcttcatattcgtcgccaaacccactggctccaggtcatctataagtctttgctaggtaaagccccgccttatctcagctcactggtcaccatagcagcatccatGCGTAGCatacgctccagcaggtatttttCACTGGTCACCAACGAAGCTAAttcctctttggccgcctttccttccagttctctgctgccaatgactggaacgaactgcaaaaatcactgaagctgaaggctcatatctccctcactaactttaagcaccagctgtcagagcagctcacagatcactgcacctgtacatagcccatctgtaaatagcccatccaactacctcatccccatattgttatttattttgctcctttgcaccccagtatctctacttgcacactcatcttctgcacatctatcactccagtgtttaattgctatattgtaattattttgtcactatggcctatttattgcctttacctccctaatcttagtcatttgcacacactgtatatagacttttttctactgtattattgactgtatgtttgtttattccatgtgtaactctgtgttgtgtgttgttgtttgtgtcgcactgctttgctttatcttggccaggtcgctgttgtaaatgagaacttgttctcaactagcctacctggttaaataaaggtgaaataaaataaatgaaaataaatgtcaGTTCCAGTCTACTTATTTGGGTGTGTCTCCCTTACCAATGCAAttgcagctgggtctggtctacttagttcaTTGACTTTCATTGAACCAGAATAAAACAGCAAGTGGGTGTCtcgcttcctcttccatctctgtcCGACTCTGCGGACAAACTCATGTATGAATTGCATGAAAGCCAGTGAGGGCAGTGGGAAAAACAGTTTTCTTCAAAAAATAAATTGTTTAAATGCCTAAGTAATTGAACAGTGCTCCAGGGGTACTTGTGATGAAATGCATAACCTGTTTTTTAAATCCGAATTTATACTTTTGTTACATTGCTTGCTAGCCAGCAGATCCGACCCGCTTGCTTACAGCTGCACTACGGTTGGACAGGCTTCCAGGGTAGATTAAGACAGGTTTtcccaaaaaacaaaacatgcacccGAGAGAGCCCCAGGagcgagtttgggaaaccctggatTAAGACACAGCAGCGCCGGCGTGACATATGGCTCAGACAACGTACCTCAATCCAGAGATGAGAAATGCGTTGCACTCCAAATTGTCCCATTATCCCAACTGTTACACCGAGAAGTCGTTCAATCTTCTCGGTGTAACAGTTGGGATATTGTGACAATTCGGAGTACAACGCAATTCTCATCCCTGGATTGAAGTAATATAACTTGTTTTCTCAAAATGTATGTTCGTTTAGCTAAATTGGctatagagagcaatagtaatggcgtctttttgtaggcactaactccgccatggttcgttggacaaagcctatTGGAAAATGAATGTAGTTTTTGTAGGGTTTTTGGATAAAcgctgaaaataaggtctgtgggaAACACAGGCTTATGAGATCTCATACATTTTGTTTTGTGAGATCATCTTCATCAGCTAACAACACTTTTTGTGAATTCtgaagcatttatgtaataaaaaaaagcacataaaaggcttcataattcatataGGTCATGGATCTGAccctttttttttcaattttcgccataaaacgacatacccaaatctaactgcctgtagctcaggacctgaagcaaggatattcatattcttgataccatttgaaaggaaacactttgaagtttgtgtaaatgtgaaatgaatgtagaagaatataacacattagatctggaaaaagttaatacaaacaaaaaaacatgcaatttttttgtattgtttttttgtaccatcatctttgaaatgcaagagaaaggccataatgtattattccagcccaggcacaatttagatgttggccattagatggcagcagtgtatgtgcagtGTATGTGTTTTAGActaatccaatgaaccattgcatttcttttcaagattttgtatcaagactgcctaaatgtgcctaattggtttattaataacttttcaagttcataactgtgcactctcctcaaacaatagcattgtattatttcactgtaatagctactgtaaattggacagtgcagttagattaacaagaatttaagctttctgccaatatcagatatgtccttggaaatgttcttgttacgtATAACCTCATGCttatcgcattagcctacgttagctcaaccatcccgagggggacccaccaatcctgtagaggttttaaccAGTTGCCTGtaccaatctcgttctgaacttcATATAGCctgtgaatctgcacggacccgggtctcaccaataaattcgtaccacaccaatcttagttgaatatttatttacgaAAAAtataaaatgatgataaaagatacacatagacaaaacacattctaggctattgattagaacttagtataacgggccaacacactatagcacgtg
Encoded here:
- the LOC139407643 gene encoding LOW QUALITY PROTEIN: tumor necrosis factor ligand superfamily member 6-like (The sequence of the model RefSeq protein was modified relative to this genomic sequence to represent the inferred CDS: substituted 1 base at 1 genomic stop codon), with the protein product MSSLLSTCPATAPVTWLSFLLREEXMESVSEKWCELVTDPPSVCGWKLWVPVTRIFIRLRCLDRSTHLLHTEATHTLTLLSHTLCTMSGTQGYPYPQVFLVDSGRGPQSSVQPPGMLPCWSFPPAQERVMERGRGRGCRGVGSWSLTMALLFLLLLVFGALGLGTYQIIKLQTQLDGIQQEINIEIDGRGPEKLVGDLPETDPNRGKTAGRPAAHVIGRIEKHVSQNTLRWEPKAGRAFTEGGVVYRDGGLQVNETGLYHIYSRVQFEANHCTPTDALVHSVFVRRPGNRKSLTLMEGHREGYCNLGSHGHVWTSGSYLGSTLKLEKQDWLYVNVSHPAMLSHAHHANFFGLHKI